In the Primulina eburnea isolate SZY01 chromosome 15, ASM2296580v1, whole genome shotgun sequence genome, acgaagaacttagcaacaaatattaacgagATAAACAATCAAAATTCAAgcaaaccttcaaagaactcgtctttgacaatccgagtgaagaacaatcgacaaacgccacaaagtgtTCAACTtttataagtttgatttgagaaacacacaaggtgtatacaaagccaagctttgaaagttgagagaaaaactcacaAATTTGATACAACTCAATAATAATGTCAAAAGTTGTGTCTCTTCCATCAATAATTCGTCCATATATTGACTAcaaatcaaaaagatatgatAAATCTAGCTACCTAATCAATTAAAACTCTAAAGTAGGAAACAATTATTTTTCTCGCAACAgggcgcgctcgggcgcgagttTCTACCGCTCAGGCGCGGTGCCTTCTGGACTGtttgcgctcgggcggtaatgttttaccgctcgggcgcagaTGGTTCTGGAGTTCACTTCTCGCACAGTAAGTTTGGCGCTCGGACGGTAAtgttttaccgctcgggcgcgaagcgTTCTGCCTTCATGCTCATTTAACACTTCCACAATGATTTTATGGCCTCCAAGCTCATTCCCATGTATCACGAACTCTTCAAGACATGAAATCTTGATTGCAAGCTCTCCTCGATCGCTCATGCGTCCATGCAATGCATCCTTGAACATCCTCCCAATCCGTTGAACgtcatgcccggccagattcgtaTCATAAATGATGTGTCCCAGATCGGTTAGCAAGAGTTGTCTTGGgcaaaatatatatgaattcaCAATCATTCTCTcatgagctagcttttgagaTGGAGTTAGGTGGATTCATAtcatatggtatcagagccatactCTTGACTGGTCGTGTGGATGCATGTTCTTGGAAGTGCCCTGGAGTGCGGGTTAACGAAGGAGTTGGCACGAGGACATACAGTCTAAAGGGGTCGGGAATTCCTGGAAGTGCCCTGGAGTGCGGGTTAACGAAAGAGTTGGCACGAGGACGTGCAGTCTAACGGGGTCGGGAATGCCTGGAAGTGCCCTGGAGTGCGGGTTAACGAAGGAGTTGCCACGAGGACGTGCGGTCTAAAGGGGTCGGGAATGatgtgtcccacatcggttagcaAGAGTTGTCTTGGgcaaaatatatatgaattcaCAATCCTCCTCTcatgagctagcttttgagaTGGAGTTAGGTGGATTCATATCACATAGTCAAGCTATAGACAATAAATTTAGCGTTTACTGGAAGAcaacaatgttttttttttgtttgcttctattttttaagtgtttttcattctattattttattttattttatagatGTTGAATTCTCAGCAATAGTTTAGCTTGTATCCCAAGGAATTTTCAACATAAAGTATTATCACTTGAGGATTTCTGGCACTTCCCAAGGATCATTCAAGACTACGATAGTGTTATGGAattgtttttactttttattttttttctcgtTTTATTTTATAACTGCATGACATTTAGGACATCGTcaatctttaaaatatggagggATTGATTGCTTTGTTTCACATCACAATACTTAGTATGTTCTTTAATGTTTAATCCTCGAGCATGAAAGTTTTTTCCTGGCTATTCTTTGAGACACTGTACTTGAGATTACATGATACACTAATATACTTGTTGGATTTTGTTGTCACTCAAGAGATTGCATCTTGTCTATAATTGATTGAGATGAATTGTAGTTGTTCCCATATATATTATATCATCTTTCTTTGGCATGTTACAAGTTGCAATGAAGTAGCCCttctttttataattaaaacaaGCTTGATTATGATAGTTTGATCATTTTTACAATAATAATTAAACTTGGATTGATTTTTTATCATacatttttcaaatttcttgacaaataaaaacataatatcattgtttatctgatcagcagattttcTACATGAAGATTATTCACAGGCGGTTGGAGTGAGAGTTGTGGCGGTTAGGGCTTTTGTGGGTTGAGGAGTGGAAGGCTCGTCTTCTGTCTAGATCCCTAGCTTGAATTTATATGCTCTTAAATTTGCAAATAGATAATACAACTCAGGTTGGTTGATATTCTTGGACTCTCTCATTATCATCGTCTTTACATTTCATTACCTTCAAGTCAAGTTCAAGGTTAAAGTATTTTTTTCTAAGTGAAACAAGTTCAATTATATGTTAAATCGTTTATCAAACTCATTTAAGAATTTGGCGGGCTTTTGTCAAATTTTTGAATTGCGGCGGTCAGCTTATTCTTCTTTATTTGATTATTTTCCTCGTGGAGTTGGGTCAACTTTTATCAAATTTATTCGGCAGTGGAACAAGTCTTGATCTTGCTAAACATGTtcttgtcaaagttcttttagATAATGTTTTTGGTCACATTGTCTAGATTAGCTTTCTTGTTATCCTCAGGGTCCACTCTGACAGATGCTTTTCTACAAGCTGTGGTGCACCTTctgaaataattattattttggcttTGAGGATCTAAATCGGGTTTTACGTGATGACATACCAAATGTCATCATCTTATACGGCTAGATGTGCCAGCAtacatatttttcaattttcataTTCTTTTTGAAAAACATATGAATTTTGTTAAATGATTTCATTTGAATATGTGAATATCAGAGTTCATGAAAATTTCACTCtaataccacttgttgggatcAAAAAAGAGTTTAAAAGAAATTATTaaactattttaattttttttaaaaaaatggagcTGGCTTTAACAATTATTAACTGTTAAAATCATTTCTTGAACTCCTAAACTTAACTGGATCACTAAAATAAATTTGAGTGTGGAAACAGTCTGGTTAGACTAGTGATGTACTATATTTAATGCAAGGAATCAATCAACACACCAGCTAGATAAATAAAGGATGAATAAGTGCTTGATTTAAATGGATAATATtttgtggatgttcggagataacaactcatacgtcaccccttcttccacttagaaaagaattcaataaaaagtttTGATTTATACAGTACTTATACAAATTCACTTCGACTAGGATTTATCATATTGCCTAATTTGAAGCTCTTAGTAATAAATGAACACAACTAGTTCTAGCTTGTTTAAGAACCATCTGttcatgaaaataaaaaataaaataaaaatttccaaTGAAAAGCTTTGAACTACTTGAGTTAGTACGATAGCACAAGTTGATCATTAATAATCTGATATACACAAATAGGTGTGTGCTAGTTGAGCGGCTTGATATATGAACAATAAGTGTGCTTGTGTTCTTGTATAATACTGTTGTAAACGTTTGAATCTTGTATTCGTCTTGTTGTTATGTGTTTCTGAAATTTTGAATGTGCATATTTATACCCAAAGTTTTTCAACGGTCGGAAACGTTTCAATAGTCATATGTATATTTTCCCAACATATTAGTATTGTCAATGTCTCTTCATCGTATATTACATTTAATGTTTCTTTGGTTTTTACCGCTTCAGCTCTTTTAGCTTATAAAAAGTTGATAAACTTTTGACATTTAGGAAACATTAATATCAATCAGAACTTGATAGGATActgttattgatattttatctgGTAGCATTGAACAACTTGAGTTGTTATATCCATCTTGATCTGCTAATATCTGGCCGGCTGGAGTGTGGTTAGAGATTTGAATGGTATGACTCCAGACACTTCTTTGATAAAACAATCCGGTTAGAGACAAATTCAATAGATGATCTTTTGACGATGTCTGCAGCTTGAACTGCTGATAGAACTCTTAAGTGGTTTGTCTTGTCTAGCAGCTAGAGTCTTGTAATTATATGAGAATGACAACTAAACCAGCAACAACTCGATGTTGTTTTTCTATTGCCAAAACTTAGGGtaatttaaacttaaaaatGTACATGGCAAAtggttatatatatttttttttacgaaTATCAGTAAAAATGAACATTTCGCCCTTTGCTGGATTGCTTGGGTATCTCGTACGCCTGTGTCTTCTTTCTCACAATGCTGCTCCAATTTTCTCTAGTACCATACATTTTTAATGGGATTGAAGTTATAAAACGTAATGATTATTCAAAGAGTAAAGTTTTGCAAATATCGATCGATTTTAAAAAGTGAAATTCTTGAAATATATGAATGTGTGATGCCATTTTCCCTCTAGAAATTAGACTTGTTATGTATAGAATTTTTTATATGGCGCAGAGTAACATAATTGTCTCAGAAGAAACATGACAACGAAAAAAAATCTCTAATATGATCTCACGAATAAAGTCAATTATGTTTGTATTtagaataaaaattataatttttggcataaaaaataatatatttcgtgagtgacccaaataaaatatatatctcacaaaattgacttgtGATTATGTAATAACTaaaaaagagtaggtctcttgtgggacagtctcacgaatatttatctgtgaaacgggtcaaccctaccgatattcacaataaaaagtaatactattagcataaaaaataatatttttccatggatgatccaaataagagatatgtctcaaaaaatacgacacgtgagaccgtctcatacgaGTTTCTGACTTTAGAAAAATACAGATACCACAGCCCGTTATTGCAAAGATACTAAAATTACATTTGATACCTTAAGGTTAGTATATCCAAATCCTGATTCCTCTTGGCACAAAAGACGAAACAGAGCATCCAAGTGCCTATACAAGAACTGTCTCCTGCGACAAGTTAAAATCAAGGCAGCGGGAGCTATACAAAACATTTTCGAGAACATCCTCAATTTCTTCAAAACAACTCCTCAAATCTCCCTCAAATTCATCCCTTTCGTCGACATTGGAAAACCCGCACGATTTCGGCTGATGCTCGAGCATTTGCCTTTCGGATTCGTGGCTCCACACAAGATTTTGCAGTGATTGAATCACTTGTTGATCATGAATCTGCTTCTCTAAAGCTAGTCTTCGGTACTGATTCAACTCTAACTCGATCGAGCTCTTCTCGTTCTGAAGGCGTAAAATCATCGCCATTGCCTCGGCAGCAGCGGAGGCAGACGCAGCCCTTTCTTGTTCGAGTTCTGCGCGAGCTGCACTCACTCTCCGACGCTCAATTTTAATCAATTTTTCTAACTCTGAAACATCCTCCGTTTCGAAATCATTTTCAGCATTAAACTCTTGATCAGAATCAGTTAAAATGTCAGATTTTTCGTCCCTTTTCTCCTCGGTTTCATCAGCCAGCGAGACTCCCGGATCATCCTTCAAGAATTTGAGAATCACCCAATTCCCATCAAGAACATTTCTTAGACAAAATCCGTTCTTTAATCCACCGGATTTCACGGTCAGATCACGTAAAAGCTGAATCAAACTCCACGGGAACCAATCCGAATACAACAACTTCAACCCAAAACCAAACAGCAAAAACATGCCCAAACATTCATAAACCAGGGTGAATTGCTTCAACAACCAGACAGAATCCATCAAAATGAACTTCAGAAACCACTCGTGGAATCCAAGAACAGGGCCCGCGATTATGAAAGGGTAAAAACAAACATAAATCAGCATCTGGGAAACAACTTATTTGGTACTTAACACTGATACATTGATACGTGCTAAAAATACAGTGATCTGTTCATTCCAGACATCCAAAATCCACAGGAAGGAGAGATGTCGAGATTGACGATGTTCATGCGGAACAGAGAAACGAGGCCAAAAGATTGATAATCAGTGGCAGAAACGGGCCCGAATCAGAAACGAGTGCAGCATGTGGACATTTTTACGATACTTTAttgttctatatatatatatatatattaatatatatatattaattaattatatatttattttaggaTAATGTGGAATAGGTAAAAATTGTCACAATAAGGAaattttaaaatgctattttaatTAGGCAGATACgcatatatatttttgaatttttttaaattttcaagaaatttaTGACTATTTATTTGTTGTAAATGCACGGGTCGGAGTTGATATAATAAAGtttgtatatattttttaaagtcTTTATCGACATATAAAATTCTTTCAGTCTAGTCGTTAAAAATGTGTGCGCATCCGATACGATCATGACGGGAAATAACAGAACAAATATGAGCAGGGAGACAAAAGGTTTTCCGGGTATCGTTCCGAGGCTCAAGTCAGGTATAAGTGTTATGAAAATATGTGGAGCAACTAatgggaaaaataaaaaaaaaagttacgaTGTTTTTGTACTCGTTTCTTTAGTAAAATATTGAAGtaaaatatgtaatttgaaataCATAATTTAATGATTTGAGTTGGAAATttaaaatgacaaaaatttgtgtgagacggtctcacggatcatatttgtgagacggattttttatttggatcatcaatgaaaaagtattactttttatgcaaagagtattatttttattgtgaatatgggtaggattgacccgtctcacggattatgacccgtgagacggttttACATGGGACTcactcatttaaaattcacataaTAAAAAGC is a window encoding:
- the LOC140814393 gene encoding uncharacterized protein → MLIYVCFYPFIIAGPVLGFHEWFLKFILMDSVWLLKQFTLVYECLGMFLLFGFGLKLLYSDWFPWSLIQLLRDLTVKSGGLKNGFCLRNVLDGNWVILKFLKDDPGVSLADETEEKRDEKSDILTDSDQEFNAENDFETEDVSELEKLIKIERRRVSAARAELEQERAASASAAAEAMAMILRLQNEKSSIELELNQYRRLALEKQIHDQQVIQSLQNLVWSHESERQMLEHQPKSCGFSNVDERDEFEGDLRSCFEEIEDVLENVLYSSRCLDFNLSQETVLV